One genomic segment of Cellulophaga sp. HaHaR_3_176 includes these proteins:
- the pta gene encoding phosphate acetyltransferase → MTKALYVAALESHSGKSLLVLGLMQLLLGKMAKVGYFRPVIGDLKKGEVDNHINTVISHFDLDIAVEDAYALTQSQVVDMFNDGRKGDILDKIISKYKKLEEQFDFILVEGSDFTSDGSVIEFDLNLDIAKNLGIPVILIDNARGKSLEEFFGNLESAVNTYIQKGIELLGVVANKLRPENMDFVNKRLKKELKDKTVIFTVPRVKNLSHPTIKEIVEHLNGEVLFGGESLNNQTGSFGVGAMQLHNYLKHLRDNSLVITPGDRSDIILGALQANLSDNYPTISGIVLTGGILPEPSILKLLEGFETHVPIISVKQGTFDTTNAVGNIKSKIYAESKQKIATSIALFNTHIDGELLLERLETFEPKSTTPRMFQYNLVQRAKTVKKHIVLPEGEDARIIEAASELSELGIVDITLLGNQEQIEKKAMQLGFDISHLNILDPATAPNFERYAATFCELRKHKGVNMDVARDTMLDVSYFGTMMVYKGDADGMVSGAVHTTQHTIRPALQFVKTKPGIGVVSSVFFMCLENRVSVFGDCAINPNPTAEQLAEIAISSAASAEAFGIKAKIAMLSYSSGSSGKGDDVDKVRKATEIVKNTHPHLQIEGPIQYDAAVDPLVGKSKLPDSEVAGQASVLIFPDLNTGNNTYKAVQRETGALAIGPMLQGLNKPVNDLSRGCTVEDVFNTVVVTAIQAQES, encoded by the coding sequence ATGACAAAAGCGCTTTACGTTGCAGCTTTAGAATCTCATAGCGGAAAATCATTACTTGTATTAGGTTTGATGCAGCTCTTACTCGGTAAAATGGCAAAAGTAGGGTATTTTAGGCCTGTAATTGGAGATTTAAAAAAAGGAGAAGTTGATAATCATATTAATACAGTAATTTCTCATTTCGATTTAGATATAGCTGTTGAAGATGCCTACGCGCTTACTCAAAGTCAAGTCGTTGATATGTTCAACGATGGCAGAAAAGGTGATATTTTAGATAAAATTATATCTAAATACAAAAAGCTAGAAGAGCAGTTTGATTTTATTCTGGTTGAGGGTAGCGATTTCACGAGTGATGGTAGTGTTATAGAATTTGATTTAAATTTAGATATTGCAAAAAATTTAGGTATTCCTGTTATTTTAATTGATAATGCTAGAGGTAAAAGTTTAGAAGAATTTTTTGGTAATTTAGAATCTGCTGTTAATACTTATATCCAAAAAGGTATTGAACTTTTAGGGGTTGTAGCGAACAAGTTACGACCTGAAAACATGGATTTTGTCAATAAAAGACTTAAAAAAGAACTTAAAGATAAAACAGTAATTTTTACAGTACCTAGAGTTAAAAATCTTTCACACCCTACAATCAAAGAAATCGTAGAGCACCTTAATGGCGAAGTTCTTTTTGGTGGCGAAAGTTTAAATAACCAGACGGGGAGTTTTGGTGTAGGTGCAATGCAACTGCATAATTATTTAAAACATCTGCGTGATAATAGTTTGGTAATTACACCTGGTGATCGTTCTGATATTATTCTTGGTGCTTTACAAGCAAATTTATCTGATAATTACCCTACGATTTCGGGTATCGTATTAACAGGTGGCATTCTCCCAGAACCTTCTATTTTAAAATTGTTAGAAGGCTTTGAAACACATGTTCCAATAATATCTGTAAAACAAGGTACTTTTGATACTACCAATGCTGTTGGGAATATAAAATCTAAGATTTATGCAGAAAGCAAACAGAAAATAGCAACCTCAATAGCACTTTTTAATACCCATATAGATGGTGAATTGCTACTCGAGCGTTTAGAAACTTTTGAACCAAAGAGTACTACACCAAGAATGTTTCAATATAATTTAGTGCAACGTGCTAAAACAGTTAAAAAACATATTGTACTACCTGAAGGTGAAGATGCTCGGATTATTGAGGCAGCTAGTGAGTTAAGTGAGTTGGGTATTGTTGATATTACTCTTTTAGGTAATCAAGAACAAATAGAGAAGAAGGCTATGCAATTAGGTTTCGATATTTCTCATCTAAACATTCTAGACCCAGCTACTGCACCTAATTTTGAAAGATATGCTGCGACCTTTTGTGAACTAAGAAAACATAAGGGAGTTAATATGGATGTTGCCAGAGATACAATGCTTGACGTTTCCTATTTCGGAACCATGATGGTGTATAAAGGAGATGCAGACGGGATGGTTTCAGGAGCAGTACATACAACCCAGCATACTATACGCCCAGCATTACAATTTGTAAAAACCAAACCAGGTATTGGTGTTGTGTCTTCTGTATTTTTTATGTGTTTAGAAAATCGTGTTTCGGTTTTTGGAGACTGTGCTATTAACCCGAACCCTACAGCGGAACAATTAGCCGAAATTGCCATTTCATCTGCAGCTTCAGCAGAAGCTTTTGGTATAAAAGCTAAAATAGCGATGTTGTCATACTCTTCAGGTAGTTCAGGTAAGGGTGATGATGTTGATAAGGTTAGAAAAGCAACTGAAATTGTAAAAAACACACACCCTCATTTGCAAATAGAAGGTCCTATTCAGTATGATGCAGCAGTGGACCCGTTAGTTGGTAAAAGTAAACTGCCAGACTCAGAAGTTGCAGGTCAAGCATCTGTTTTGATTTTTCCAGATTTAAATACAGGCAATAATACTTATAAGGCGGTGCAAAGAGAAACTGGAGCATTAGCAATTGGTCCAATGTTGCAAGGTTTAAATAAGCCTGTGAATGATTTAAGTAGAGGTTGTACCGTTGAAGATGTTTTTAATACCGTAGTAGTAACAGCTATACAAGCACAAGAAAGTTAA
- a CDS encoding acetate/propionate family kinase has protein sequence MQILIINSGSSSIKFQVIKMPSEEIICKGLVERIGLLDGLLHYEAKGQSHSQVMNLKDHNQGLLAITDMLLHDDLGVLKHADDINIVAHRVVHGGSKFDQPTKINDFVLAEIERLSSLAPLHNPANATGIKVAIEIFKKAGQVAIFDTAYHQTIPEKAYRYAIPKQLSDENNIRVYGFHGTSHKYVSEQAANYVNKTADKIISIHLGNGCSITAIKEGKSIDHSLGFSPTNGLIMGTRSGDIDHSIVFYLMDSLGMSSSDVNKLLQKQSGLLGLTGYSDLREIQNGAKEGNEDCKLALVMTAYRIKKFIGSYIATLNGVDVILFTGGIGENSSLLRAMVCEKMEALGIYIDSNKNAKRSSGILEIQKDAAAVKILVVPTNEELEIAKQTYAL, from the coding sequence ATGCAGATTTTGATTATCAATTCAGGGAGTTCTTCTATCAAATTTCAGGTGATTAAAATGCCTTCTGAAGAAATTATATGTAAAGGTTTGGTGGAACGAATAGGTCTTTTAGATGGTCTTTTACATTATGAAGCTAAGGGGCAGTCTCATAGTCAGGTAATGAATCTAAAAGATCATAATCAAGGTTTATTGGCCATTACTGATATGTTATTGCATGATGATTTAGGTGTTTTAAAACATGCAGATGACATTAATATCGTAGCTCATCGTGTAGTACATGGTGGAAGTAAGTTTGATCAACCAACTAAAATTAATGATTTCGTTTTAGCAGAAATTGAACGCTTATCATCATTAGCACCATTGCATAACCCTGCAAATGCAACAGGAATTAAAGTCGCAATTGAAATTTTTAAAAAAGCAGGTCAGGTTGCAATTTTTGATACTGCGTATCATCAAACAATTCCTGAAAAAGCATATCGTTATGCTATTCCTAAACAACTTTCAGATGAAAATAATATACGAGTATATGGTTTTCATGGTACGAGTCACAAATATGTATCTGAACAGGCTGCAAATTATGTAAACAAAACAGCGGATAAAATAATAAGTATTCATTTAGGTAACGGGTGTAGTATTACTGCAATAAAAGAGGGTAAGAGTATAGATCATTCTCTTGGTTTTAGCCCAACAAACGGACTTATTATGGGTACTCGAAGCGGAGATATTGATCATTCTATAGTCTTTTACTTAATGGATAGTTTAGGTATGTCATCTAGTGATGTAAATAAATTACTGCAAAAACAAAGTGGTCTTTTAGGACTTACAGGGTATTCGGATTTGCGAGAAATACAGAATGGAGCAAAAGAAGGAAATGAAGACTGTAAGTTGGCATTGGTTATGACAGCATATCGTATTAAAAAATTTATTGGTAGTTATATTGCTACACTTAATGGTGTAGATGTTATTTTATTTACGGGTGGTATTGGCGAAAATTCAAGTTTGTTAAGAGCTATGGTTTGTGAAAAGATGGAAGCCTTAGGTATTTATATTGATAGCAATAAAAATGCTAAAAGAAGTTCGGGTATTTTAGAAATTCAGAAAGATGCTGCTGCCGTTAAAATACTTGTTGTGCCAACTAATGAAGAGCTAGAAATAGCTAAGCAAACTTATGCTTTGTGA
- a CDS encoding single-stranded DNA-binding protein, translated as MNALKNSVQLIGNLGNDPEIVNLESGMKLAKFTIATSDSYKNAKGEKVEDTQWHNIVAWGKTAEIVENYLTKGKQVAVEGKLTHRSYENKEGEKRYITEIKCNEVLMLGK; from the coding sequence ATGAACGCACTTAAAAATTCAGTACAGTTAATTGGTAACTTAGGTAATGACCCAGAAATTGTAAACTTAGAAAGCGGAATGAAACTCGCAAAATTCACAATCGCTACAAGTGATTCGTATAAAAATGCGAAAGGAGAAAAAGTAGAAGATACCCAGTGGCATAATATAGTAGCTTGGGGTAAAACGGCAGAAATTGTAGAAAACTATTTAACAAAAGGAAAGCAAGTGGCTGTAGAAGGGAAACTTACACATCGATCTTATGAAAATAAAGAAGGTGAGAAACGTTATATTACAGAAATAAAATGCAATGAAGTTCTTATGTTAGGAAAGTAG
- the trxA gene encoding thioredoxin, giving the protein MALEITDATFDEVVLKSDKPVVVDFWAAWCGPCRMVGPIIDEVSTEYDGKAVVGKVDVDANQEFAAKYGVRNIPTVLVFKGGEIVSRQVGVSPKKVYTDAIDAAM; this is encoded by the coding sequence ATGGCATTAGAGATAACAGACGCAACTTTTGACGAAGTAGTCTTAAAAAGTGATAAACCAGTAGTAGTTGATTTTTGGGCAGCATGGTGTGGACCATGTAGAATGGTTGGACCAATCATTGACGAAGTAAGTACAGAATACGATGGTAAAGCAGTAGTTGGTAAAGTAGATGTTGATGCAAATCAAGAATTTGCTGCTAAATACGGTGTACGTAACATACCTACTGTATTGGTATTTAAAGGTGGTGAAATTGTAAGTAGACAAGTAGGAGTTTCTCCTAAGAAAGTTTATACAGATGCAATTGACGCTGCAATGTAA
- the dnaE gene encoding DNA polymerase III subunit alpha — translation MYLIFDTETTGLPKRWNAPHTDTDNWPRCIQIAWQLHDEMGNLIEHQDYLVKPEGFNIPYDAEQIHGISTELAEQQGVPLAEVLEKFNIAMSKTKFIVGQNVGFDLNIMGAEYHRENVKNPLQELPVLDTCTEHTAQLCQIPGGRGGKFKLPTLTELHQFLFGEPFGEAHNATADVEATTRCFLELIRKQQYTIEKLDVQPDYFKNFSEVNPQEIKLIGLKHINLKKASKKIADALWKKDTGAISKEEIKENLATLETASFSHLHNHTQFSILQSTISVPNLIAAAAKAKMPAVAMTDHANMMGAFHFVNGVLNHNKGVVDRNEEKLKRFEATKNGTLAEGEEALDELPEPEIEITPIIGCEFQVCEDHTNKSQKDNGYQIVMLAKNKQGYLNLAKMSSIAFVSGKYYVPRIDKKVVEQYKEDIIVLTGNLYGEVPSKVLNVGENQAEEALLWWKETFGDDLYIEIMRHGQEDEDRVNQVLIQFAKKHDVKLVATNNTYYAEKENAHAHDILLCVKDGEKQATPIGRGRGYRYGLPNQEYYFKSSDEMKELFKDIPDAIINIQEVVDKVDTFTLARDVLLPAFDIPEEFQFAEDKLDGGKRGENKFLRHITYEGAKIRYGEITPSIDERLDFELQVIEKTGYPGYFLIVEDFIRAARKMDVSVGPGRGSAAGSAVAYCLWITNLDPIKYDLLFERFLNPDRVSMPDIDIDFDDEGRGRVMDYVIDKYGSNQVAQIITYGTMAAKSSIRDTARALDLPLGDADRMAKLIPNMSKLKKIIGIDEKTLKSKFNSEELLKINELIAISQGNNLESETLNQAYILEGSVRNTGIHACGVIITPDDITKFVPVALAKDSEMYCTQFDNSVVEDAGLLKMDFLGLKTLTLIKDTVKIVKAKHGVELDPENFPLDDVKTYELFQRGETIGVFQYESPGMQKHMRALKPTVFADLIAMNALYRPGPMEYIPSFIARKHGTEEIIYDLDANEEYLAETYGITVYQEQVMLLSQKLADFTKGEADVLRKAMGKKQKYVLDKMKPKFIEQASAKGHAVDKLEKIWKDWEAFAAYAFNKSHSTCYAWIAYQTAYCKAHYPAEYMAAVLSNNMNDIKQVTFFMEECKRMGLDVLGPDVNESYYKFAVNDAGAVRFGMGAVKGVGRGAVETIVENRKEKGPFKSVFDLSKRIDLRAANKKAFENLAVAGGFDSFGDTHRAQYFVDEGDGITFLEKAVKYGSKFQENENSSQVSLFGDASDVQIPEPVVPPCEEWGTMEKLRREKEVVGIYISGHPLDDFNAEIKSFCNASLSDLNDLERVVNRELSFAGVITDVQHRISKNGKGWAMFTMEDYTDSFEFRIFGEEYLKFRHFLMINSFAYVKIFVKEGWVNRDTGKKGDPRMQFNSFMLLQEVMETYAKKLTINLNIDTLKEENIISLKSTLGSYIGDHTLNFVVYEMEESIKVNLVSRKQKVQISSELLKQLEEQNVLFKLN, via the coding sequence ATGTACCTAATTTTCGATACAGAAACTACTGGATTACCTAAACGCTGGAATGCCCCACATACAGATACGGACAACTGGCCTCGTTGTATACAGATTGCTTGGCAATTGCATGACGAGATGGGAAACCTTATAGAACATCAAGATTATTTGGTTAAACCAGAAGGCTTTAACATACCTTATGATGCAGAACAAATTCATGGCATATCAACTGAATTAGCAGAACAACAAGGTGTTCCTTTAGCTGAGGTGTTAGAGAAATTTAACATTGCTATGTCTAAAACAAAATTTATTGTTGGGCAAAATGTTGGTTTTGACCTCAACATTATGGGTGCAGAATATCACAGAGAAAATGTCAAAAACCCACTGCAAGAATTACCGGTTTTAGATACCTGTACTGAACACACTGCTCAACTTTGCCAGATACCTGGTGGGCGTGGTGGTAAATTTAAATTACCTACACTTACCGAGTTACATCAGTTTTTATTCGGAGAGCCTTTTGGTGAAGCACACAACGCAACTGCCGATGTTGAAGCAACTACCCGTTGTTTTTTAGAGCTTATTCGTAAGCAACAATATACTATTGAGAAGTTAGACGTACAACCTGATTATTTTAAAAATTTCTCCGAGGTTAACCCTCAAGAAATTAAACTAATCGGTTTAAAGCACATCAACTTAAAAAAGGCATCTAAAAAAATTGCAGATGCACTATGGAAAAAAGATACAGGTGCAATATCAAAAGAAGAAATAAAAGAAAATTTAGCAACTTTAGAAACCGCTAGTTTTTCTCACTTACATAACCATACTCAGTTTTCCATTCTACAATCTACCATTAGTGTTCCTAATTTAATTGCCGCAGCTGCAAAAGCTAAAATGCCAGCAGTTGCAATGACGGATCATGCAAATATGATGGGGGCTTTCCATTTCGTAAATGGAGTTCTAAATCACAACAAAGGTGTTGTTGATAGAAATGAAGAAAAATTAAAAAGATTTGAAGCTACGAAAAATGGAACTTTAGCCGAAGGCGAAGAAGCTTTAGACGAATTACCCGAACCTGAAATAGAAATTACACCTATTATTGGTTGTGAGTTTCAAGTTTGTGAAGACCATACCAATAAATCTCAAAAAGATAACGGATACCAAATTGTAATGCTTGCCAAAAACAAGCAAGGGTATTTAAATTTAGCGAAAATGTCATCTATCGCTTTTGTTAGTGGTAAGTATTATGTGCCACGTATTGACAAAAAAGTAGTAGAGCAATATAAAGAAGATATTATTGTACTTACAGGTAACCTTTATGGTGAAGTACCTAGTAAAGTATTAAATGTTGGTGAAAACCAAGCTGAAGAAGCATTGTTGTGGTGGAAAGAAACTTTTGGCGATGATTTGTATATTGAAATTATGCGTCATGGTCAAGAAGATGAAGACCGTGTAAATCAAGTTTTAATTCAGTTTGCAAAAAAACATGATGTAAAATTGGTAGCTACCAATAATACATATTACGCAGAAAAAGAAAATGCGCATGCACACGACATTCTATTGTGTGTAAAAGATGGTGAAAAGCAAGCTACACCAATTGGTCGTGGTCGCGGATACCGATATGGTTTACCTAATCAAGAATATTACTTTAAATCTTCAGATGAAATGAAGGAGCTTTTTAAAGATATTCCTGATGCCATTATTAACATTCAAGAAGTTGTCGATAAAGTAGACACCTTTACACTTGCGCGTGATGTATTATTACCCGCCTTCGATATCCCCGAAGAATTTCAGTTCGCTGAAGACAAATTAGATGGTGGTAAACGCGGTGAGAATAAGTTTTTACGACATATTACATACGAAGGCGCTAAAATAAGATACGGAGAAATTACTCCTTCAATTGATGAACGATTAGATTTTGAGCTACAAGTAATTGAAAAAACAGGGTATCCTGGTTACTTCTTAATTGTTGAAGATTTTATCCGTGCCGCTCGAAAGATGGATGTATCGGTTGGTCCTGGCCGTGGATCAGCAGCAGGTTCTGCTGTTGCGTATTGTTTATGGATTACCAATTTAGACCCTATTAAGTACGATTTACTTTTTGAGCGTTTCCTAAATCCGGATCGTGTAAGTATGCCCGATATTGATATTGATTTTGATGATGAAGGGCGTGGTCGCGTAATGGATTATGTAATTGATAAATATGGCTCCAACCAAGTGGCTCAAATTATCACTTATGGTACCATGGCTGCAAAATCATCGATTAGAGATACAGCTCGTGCATTAGACTTACCATTAGGTGATGCTGATAGAATGGCAAAGTTGATTCCGAATATGTCTAAATTAAAAAAAATAATCGGAATTGATGAAAAAACGCTAAAAAGTAAATTTAATAGCGAAGAGCTTCTTAAGATAAACGAACTTATTGCTATTTCTCAAGGCAATAACCTCGAATCTGAAACCTTAAACCAGGCTTATATACTAGAAGGTTCAGTTCGTAATACGGGTATTCACGCTTGTGGGGTAATTATTACACCTGATGATATTACAAAATTCGTACCCGTTGCATTAGCAAAAGATTCTGAAATGTATTGCACCCAGTTTGACAACTCGGTCGTGGAAGATGCAGGCTTACTAAAAATGGATTTCTTGGGGTTAAAAACATTAACCCTAATTAAGGATACCGTAAAAATTGTAAAAGCAAAACATGGTGTCGAGTTAGATCCAGAAAACTTCCCGCTAGACGATGTAAAAACATATGAGCTTTTCCAACGTGGTGAAACAATAGGGGTTTTCCAATATGAATCTCCTGGAATGCAAAAACACATGAGAGCCTTAAAACCTACTGTTTTCGCCGATTTAATTGCCATGAATGCCTTGTACCGACCTGGCCCGATGGAATATATACCAAGTTTTATTGCTCGTAAGCACGGTACTGAAGAAATTATTTATGACCTTGATGCTAATGAAGAATACTTAGCAGAAACCTACGGTATTACAGTATACCAAGAGCAAGTGATGTTGCTATCACAAAAACTAGCAGATTTCACCAAAGGTGAAGCCGATGTTTTACGTAAAGCAATGGGTAAAAAACAGAAATATGTTCTTGATAAAATGAAGCCTAAATTTATTGAGCAAGCTTCTGCAAAAGGGCATGCTGTTGATAAATTAGAAAAAATTTGGAAAGATTGGGAAGCTTTCGCAGCATATGCCTTCAACAAATCTCACTCTACTTGTTATGCCTGGATTGCATACCAAACTGCCTATTGTAAGGCACACTACCCTGCCGAATACATGGCTGCTGTATTATCGAATAATATGAACGATATTAAGCAGGTTACCTTCTTTATGGAAGAATGTAAACGCATGGGGTTAGATGTTTTAGGGCCAGATGTAAATGAATCGTACTACAAATTTGCGGTAAATGATGCAGGAGCTGTACGTTTTGGTATGGGAGCCGTAAAAGGTGTTGGACGTGGTGCTGTAGAAACTATTGTTGAGAATAGAAAAGAGAAAGGTCCTTTTAAATCTGTTTTCGATTTATCAAAACGAATTGATTTAAGAGCTGCCAACAAAAAAGCGTTTGAAAACTTAGCTGTTGCTGGCGGATTTGATTCTTTTGGAGATACGCACAGGGCACAATATTTTGTTGACGAAGGAGATGGTATTACATTTTTAGAAAAAGCTGTAAAATATGGATCTAAATTTCAAGAGAACGAAAACTCTAGCCAAGTAAGTTTATTTGGTGATGCTAGTGATGTACAAATACCAGAACCTGTTGTTCCTCCTTGTGAAGAATGGGGAACTATGGAAAAACTACGTCGTGAAAAAGAAGTTGTAGGTATTTATATTTCTGGTCACCCATTAGATGATTTTAATGCAGAAATAAAATCATTTTGCAACGCAAGCCTATCCGATTTAAATGATCTAGAACGTGTTGTAAACAGAGAGTTATCTTTTGCTGGCGTAATAACTGATGTACAGCACCGTATTTCTAAAAATGGAAAAGGCTGGGCTATGTTTACGATGGAAGATTACACTGACTCTTTCGAATTTCGAATTTTTGGTGAAGAATATTTAAAATTCCGCCACTTTTTAATGATCAATAGCTTTGCCTATGTTAAAATATTTGTAAAAGAAGGTTGGGTAAATAGAGATACAGGAAAAAAAGGAGATCCTAGAATGCAATTTAATAGCTTTATGCTTCTGCAAGAAGTTATGGAAACCTATGCTAAAAAACTAACCATTAATTTAAATATTGACACTTTAAAAGAAGAAAACATCATATCTCTCAAAAGCACTTTAGGCTCTTATATTGGAGACCATACGCTGAATTTTGTAGTTTATGAAATGGAAGAATCTATAAAAGTAAATTTAGTAAGTCGAAAGCAAAAAGTGCAAATAAGCAGTGAACTTTTAAAACAACTTGAAGAGCAAAATGTTCTTTTCAAGCTCAATTAA
- a CDS encoding 30S ribosomal protein S16: MPVKIRLQRHGKKGKPFYWIVAADARSKRDGKFLEKLGIYNPNSNPAIIELKIDKAVTWLQNGAQPTETAKRILSYKGVLLKHHLLGGLRKGALTEEQVEEKFNAWLEEKGKIVGTKLEGLDKVKAEAKAKALDAEKAVNEKRAAEAAAAALPEEVVAEAEATTEEAAPAEEAPAADAETKE; the protein is encoded by the coding sequence ATGCCAGTAAAAATTAGATTACAAAGACACGGTAAAAAAGGAAAACCATTTTATTGGATAGTTGCAGCAGATGCAAGATCAAAAAGAGATGGTAAATTCTTAGAAAAATTAGGTATCTACAATCCTAATTCTAACCCTGCAATTATCGAATTAAAAATTGATAAAGCTGTTACATGGTTACAGAATGGTGCACAACCAACTGAAACTGCTAAGCGTATTTTATCATATAAAGGTGTTTTATTAAAGCATCACTTATTAGGTGGTCTTCGTAAAGGAGCTTTAACTGAAGAGCAAGTAGAAGAAAAATTCAATGCTTGGTTAGAAGAAAAAGGAAAAATTGTTGGTACTAAATTAGAAGGTTTAGACAAAGTTAAAGCAGAAGCTAAAGCTAAAGCTTTAGATGCTGAAAAAGCTGTAAACGAAAAACGTGCTGCTGAAGCTGCTGCTGCTGCATTACCTGAAGAGGTAGTTGCCGAAGCTGAAGCTACAACAGAAGAAGCTGCGCCTGCTGAAGAGGCTCCAGCTGCTGATGCTGAAACAAAAGAATAA
- the rimM gene encoding ribosome maturation factor RimM (Essential for efficient processing of 16S rRNA): MLKSDCFYLGKIVSKYSFKGEVLIKLDTDEPGEYENLESVFISLGNNLVPFFIKKSQLHKSTLLRVRFEEIADESDADRVMGSEIYLPLTMLPKLSGDKFYFHEIIGFTLLDSVHGDIGVVESVNDMTSQALFEAVKDDKQLLIPINDEIITKVDRENKTIHVTTPVGLVDLYLD, translated from the coding sequence ATGCTAAAGTCAGATTGTTTCTACTTAGGTAAAATCGTTTCAAAATATAGCTTTAAGGGTGAAGTGCTAATTAAATTAGACACGGATGAACCCGGAGAATACGAAAATTTGGAATCAGTATTTATTTCTTTAGGAAATAATCTGGTTCCATTTTTTATTAAAAAATCTCAACTTCATAAATCAACACTACTTCGTGTTCGTTTTGAAGAAATTGCAGATGAATCTGATGCCGATAGAGTTATGGGTTCAGAAATTTATTTGCCGTTAACAATGTTGCCTAAACTTTCAGGTGACAAGTTCTATTTTCACGAAATTATTGGGTTTACTCTTCTAGATAGTGTTCATGGTGATATTGGTGTTGTCGAAAGTGTAAACGATATGACTTCACAAGCGTTGTTTGAAGCTGTAAAGGATGATAAGCAGTTACTTATACCTATAAATGATGAAATCATTACAAAGGTAGATCGTGAAAACAAAACAATTCATGTAACTACACCAGTTGGTTTAGTTGACTTATATTTAGACTAA